The following proteins come from a genomic window of Nitrospira sp.:
- a CDS encoding type II toxin-antitoxin system Phd/YefM family antitoxin: MKAQIIEKHGKKEFAVMPHKDFLRLQEEVEDYHDFRDLRRAKADPKNRQGRPLALVAATLGLKKKS, encoded by the coding sequence ATGAAAGCGCAAATCATCGAAAAACACGGCAAGAAAGAATTTGCCGTCATGCCGCACAAGGATTTTCTTCGATTGCAAGAAGAGGTTGAGGACTATCATGATTTTCGCGACCTGCGCAGAGCCAAGGCAGATCCCAAAAATCGACAGGGAAGACCACTGGCTCTCGTTGCCGCAACATTAGGATTGAAAAAGAAATCTTAA
- a CDS encoding class I SAM-dependent rRNA methyltransferase: MTPMAQVRLTTLRIPEGRPLWLFAGHVGPLVGQAAAGDLVDVLTPDGQFYGRGLYNPASKIRVRLLTFEDEPIDEAFWRGRIQQAIRLRQRVVAQSNAYRLIYAEGDRLPGLIVDRYDQLLVMQCLSFGMDSRKELLADILMKELNLTRVYLRNEAKSRQLEGLPLERRFLFGSGSTQVEIHEGAAKFLVDVEKGQKTGWFCDQRENRLAMAKLAAGAEVLEVFCHTGAFGIHAALAGAVSVEGLDVSLDTLAMARTQATMNKVADRCTYRQADAFEEMRKLVKAGRRYDLVILDPPAFARSQQALAGALTGYKDVNLLGLKLLKPEGFLVTSSCSHPVSEEDLWKSIRLAARDAKREIRLIEQRGQSADHPILASMPETRYLKCFIVQVL; the protein is encoded by the coding sequence ATGACACCGATGGCCCAGGTTCGCCTTACGACACTACGGATCCCGGAGGGGCGACCGCTCTGGCTCTTTGCCGGTCATGTCGGACCGCTCGTCGGTCAAGCAGCCGCTGGGGATCTGGTCGATGTCCTGACACCCGACGGGCAATTCTACGGCCGTGGTCTCTATAACCCTGCTTCAAAAATCCGTGTCCGTCTCCTGACATTCGAGGATGAACCCATCGACGAGGCGTTTTGGCGGGGGCGAATCCAACAGGCGATCCGTCTTCGACAGCGAGTGGTCGCCCAGTCCAATGCCTATCGGCTCATTTACGCTGAAGGTGATCGACTGCCGGGGTTGATCGTGGATCGGTACGATCAGCTGCTGGTCATGCAGTGCTTGTCGTTTGGCATGGATAGCCGGAAGGAACTCTTAGCCGACATACTGATGAAGGAATTGAATCTGACGAGGGTCTATCTACGGAATGAGGCCAAGAGCCGCCAACTCGAAGGGCTGCCTCTCGAACGGAGGTTTCTCTTCGGTAGCGGCTCGACGCAAGTGGAGATTCACGAAGGGGCAGCAAAGTTTCTCGTGGATGTCGAGAAGGGGCAGAAGACCGGCTGGTTTTGCGATCAACGGGAAAATCGGTTGGCAATGGCCAAGCTGGCGGCAGGCGCCGAGGTGCTGGAAGTGTTTTGCCACACCGGCGCGTTCGGCATTCATGCCGCGCTCGCTGGAGCCGTATCGGTAGAAGGCCTCGATGTCAGTCTGGACACACTGGCCATGGCCCGAACACAGGCCACGATGAACAAGGTCGCGGATCGCTGTACCTATCGCCAAGCTGATGCGTTCGAGGAAATGCGCAAGCTGGTGAAGGCGGGGAGACGCTATGATCTGGTGATCCTCGATCCTCCGGCCTTCGCTCGGAGCCAACAGGCCTTAGCTGGGGCATTGACTGGGTATAAGGATGTTAACCTCTTGGGCTTGAAGCTGCTGAAGCCAGAAGGATTTTTGGTCACGAGCTCCTGTTCCCATCCTGTCTCTGAAGAGGATCTTTGGAAGAGCATCCGCCTCGCAGCCCGCGACGCCAAGCGAGAGATTCGGCTCATTGAACAACGAGGCCAAAGCGCCGACCATCCGATCCTCGCCAGCATGCCAGAGACGCGGTATCTGAAGTGTTTTATTGTGCAGGTGTTGTAG
- a CDS encoding alpha-keto acid decarboxylase family protein yields MGDKATIGSAVLDRLYRLGVRHIFGIPGDYVLSLYQLIEASPITHIGTTREDCAGFAADAYARINGIGAVCVTYCVGGLNTVNAIACAYAERSPVVLLTGSPGLSERTRTPYLHHMVRDFATQREVFERMTVAAVTLDDPLTAEREMDRAFAALLRYRRPIYIEIPRDMVHCPLMGGLNPICIEDTPSDPAALEEAISEVRLMLASAKKPAMLVGAEVGRFGLQDDLARLVERLNIPIASTLLGKSIIREDHPLYVGVYGGLIGRDEVQHFINDSDCLLILGSVLSDVEDLDATSPLLSEGRTIHATADRVAIKHHRYESIRFQDFVQGLVKSPLPSFSHAQRALPAQTVAVPATPDLDAPVTLSGLFRHLDTVLTEKTVVIADVGESLFAAADLHVRHRFEFLSPAYYTSMGFAVPAALGASFADPSLRPIVLVGDGAFQMTGTELASCVRYGQAPIVIILNNRGYSTEREILEGPFNDVHEWQYDKVCNLIGGGRGSRVGTQREFEQTLAAAFTDHSQLHVLNVLLNPSDRSPGMVRLARRLGKKLSTDKP; encoded by the coding sequence ATGGGCGACAAAGCTACCATTGGTTCTGCCGTGTTGGATCGCCTGTATCGCCTGGGCGTTCGCCATATTTTTGGCATTCCCGGTGACTATGTCCTGTCTCTCTATCAACTGATCGAGGCCTCGCCGATCACGCACATCGGAACCACGCGGGAGGATTGCGCCGGCTTCGCGGCAGACGCCTATGCTCGCATCAACGGCATTGGAGCCGTCTGCGTGACCTACTGCGTCGGCGGGCTCAATACCGTCAACGCCATCGCCTGCGCCTATGCGGAACGCTCGCCGGTGGTCCTACTGACAGGCTCACCTGGTCTGTCTGAACGAACTCGCACTCCCTACTTGCATCATATGGTTCGGGATTTTGCCACGCAACGAGAAGTCTTCGAGCGGATGACCGTGGCCGCCGTGACGTTGGATGATCCGTTAACCGCCGAACGCGAGATGGATCGGGCCTTTGCCGCCCTGCTTCGCTACCGCCGTCCGATCTATATCGAAATCCCTAGAGACATGGTCCACTGTCCCCTCATGGGTGGCCTGAATCCAATCTGTATCGAGGACACGCCGAGTGACCCGGCGGCCCTGGAAGAAGCGATCAGTGAAGTACGACTCATGCTCGCGTCGGCCAAGAAGCCGGCCATGCTGGTGGGCGCGGAGGTCGGCCGCTTCGGGCTCCAGGATGATCTGGCTCGCTTAGTGGAGCGACTCAACATTCCCATCGCCTCGACCCTACTTGGTAAATCGATTATCCGAGAGGATCACCCGCTCTATGTCGGTGTCTATGGCGGGCTCATTGGACGTGATGAAGTGCAGCACTTCATCAACGATTCCGACTGCCTCCTGATCCTGGGATCTGTTCTGTCTGATGTGGAAGACCTCGATGCCACGTCACCCTTACTATCAGAAGGCCGCACTATCCATGCCACCGCCGACCGCGTCGCCATCAAACACCATCGGTATGAATCAATTCGATTCCAGGACTTTGTCCAGGGCCTTGTGAAATCTCCACTGCCCTCATTTTCTCATGCTCAGCGAGCGCTTCCTGCGCAAACTGTTGCAGTTCCAGCTACACCTGACCTCGATGCACCGGTCACACTGAGTGGACTCTTCCGACATCTCGATACGGTCCTGACTGAGAAAACAGTCGTCATTGCCGATGTCGGGGAATCGCTTTTTGCCGCCGCTGACCTCCATGTGCGCCACCGGTTTGAGTTTCTGTCACCGGCCTATTACACCTCGATGGGGTTTGCCGTTCCCGCAGCCTTAGGCGCCTCATTTGCCGACCCCAGCCTGCGACCCATCGTCTTAGTAGGAGACGGAGCCTTTCAAATGACTGGGACTGAATTAGCCAGCTGCGTGCGCTATGGACAAGCTCCAATTGTCATTATTTTGAATAATCGAGGCTATTCGACGGAGCGAGAGATCTTGGAGGGCCCCTTTAACGATGTGCATGAATGGCAGTATGACAAAGTGTGCAACCTAATCGGAGGCGGAAGAGGCTCGCGCGTAGGGACGCAGCGGGAATTTGAACAGACCCTTGCCGCTGCCTTTACCGATCACAGCCAGCTGCATGTCCTGAACGTGCTCCTCAACCCCAGCGATCGATCGCCCGGCATGGTGCGATTGGCGAGGCGGCTAGGGAAGAAGCTGTCGACGGATAAGCCATAG